GGTGGTGAAGATCTGAATAGCGTGCCATCGCAGTGATGCACGAGAGGCAATTATGCTGAAAGTGTTGCTTGTTTGACACACTTTGGCAGTCCAAAGAATTGACCACCTACAAAAAAGCGTACAGCGAAATagtaattgtttgtttgtttgttttctttttgtagaTACGCCACCACACCACGATACGTTTCGTGGATGTTTCAGCGAGTGTCTGCTCACACACGCCTGTGAGTCGTGAATCGCAACCACAAAATGTCCCTCCGAAAGGTTCTAAAGTATGGAATCTTCGGTAGTGCCGTGCTCGGGACGGGGCTTAGTTTACACGCGAACGATTATGACCTCAACTCGGTCGGCATCGTGCGGCTTGGGCGTGCCGGTGCGACCGTATTCGATATCGCCACCACCTACAAAGCGAACCTGTACAGCCGCGAATGGGCGGACAAGAACTCGCGCGAGTATCTGCAGCTGAAAAGTGACACCCATCGTGCGGCTGCGGAAAAGCTGCTCGAGCTGTGCCGCACGAACCGTGGCGTGTACATCAAGGTGGGTCAACATATAGGGGCGCTCGAGTATCTGCTGCCGCCGGAGTACGTCAACACGATGAAGGTGCTGCACAGCAATGCGCCGCAAAATCCGGTCGAGGATCTTTATCGCGTCATACGGCAAGATTTGCGCGTCGATCCGAGCGAACTGTTCGAATCGTTCGATCCGGAACCGCTCGGAACGGCCTCGCTCGCGCAGGTACACCGGGCGACGTTGCGAGACGGACGAGAAGTTGCGGTCAAGGTGCAACACCCCTACGTGAAGGGTAACTCCACCGTGGACATCAAAACGATGGAAGTGCTGGTGAAGTTGGTCGCGTGGGCCTTTCCCGACTTTAAGTTCCAGTGGTTGGTGGACGAATCGAAGCGCAACCTGCCGGTCGAGCTGGACTTTGCCAACGAGGGGCGCAATGCGGAAAAGGTGAAGGAAATGTTCCGCCACTACCGGTGGCTAAAGATACCGGGCGTGATCTGGGAGTACACGACACCGCGCGTACTCATGATGGAGTACACGAAGGGTGGCCAGGTGAACGATCGCGAGTACATACAGCGGGAAAAGCTCGATCCGTACGATATCGCGAACAAGATCGGTCAGCTGTACTCGAACATGATCTTTCTGAAGGGTTTCGTGCACAGCGATCCGCACCCGGGAAACATTCTCGTTCGCCGTAGCGAGCAGAACGGTGGGACGGAGATTGTGCTGCTGGATCACGGGCTGTACGCGGAGCTAACCGAGAAGTTCCGGTACAACTATTCGAAGCTGTGGTTAAGCATTCTTCGCGTTGATCAGGCGGGCATGAAGAAGTACGCACAGGCACTGGGCGTTGAGGGTAGCATGTGGGGATTGTTTGCCTGTATGGTCACCGGGCGACCCTGGAACTCGGTCATTCACGGTGTGGATAAGGTGAAGCAGGACGATGCTGAGGTAAGTGGAGCGTGTGTTGTGCGAATTGGAAGCTTTTGTCCGCCTGCACTCTACTAACCCATCCTCCCAAATCATTGCAGAAAGAATTGATCCAAACCGAGGGCAAACTGGTACTGCCACACATTTCCGACGTGCTCGAAAAAGTCGACCGCCagatgctgctggtgttgaaaACGAACGATCTAATACGGGGCATTGAAACGACGCTGCGCACACAGAACCGTATGACCGCGTTCTGGGTGATGTCCAAGTGTTGCGTGAAAAGCATCGGCAGCCAGGAATATCTCAGTGCGGCGAATACGTGGAGCAAACTGGCCACCTGTCTGCAGGAACAATGGTGCATACTGAAGCTAAACCTTTACTACCTGTACCGGGGGATCGTGTCGCTTCATTTGCTGTCCGCGTTGAAGATGATCTTCTGAGAAGCGTGCAAGAAACGACcctgcaacaaacaaacaaaaaacatacagATTCACCAGACAGACACCTAAAACACACTCAGGAACATACTTTGGGCATTGACGTACAGTGTTTAGCTTTATTctggggaagaaaaaataggGAAGGATCATTaagaacgtttttttttgtctgtagACGAAAGTGTAATTAGCGAAGCACAGAACCGCATCATTTGTACGGTTTTTAGATAATGCTATTGTTTTCTTGTattgttaccttttttttatcatcgAACATTTTGTGCCGGAATATTTATTACGATATTAGTTTCCCTTACCACACTTTTCATAACCAGCGTGGTTGTTGTTCGCTTCATCATTAGTGAGgaattaattattgtaatcGAGATATAGAGCTATTGAAGGGACAGGGAGGAGGGTGTACGGGTCACGGGTTAGTTCTACCGCGGCAGAACGAACTGGTAATTAAGTGTTCATAGTAcgtagataaaaaaaaaggcttccGACCTATTGATTTCGCTATCGTGGGGGCAGTgttgtgaaaaaataaataaatggtaTGTACGTAAAATGGCGACTCAGTACACGGACACGTATTGCTGATTTGTGTGGTCTTATTCTTAGACAAATGAAATGTTGGGAATTATTTAAACtgtgaagaaaacataaacaaagtGCAGGAAGAACCACGACTTCATTTACTTTGATATTAGTAGAAGCGAAGGATTCTAGACTTAAGGTTACACCAATTAAGATATATTTGTAGAGAAGCTAATGTATTGCTAGAGCTAAAGAATGGGAAACGTCTGCAAAGAAACATATCCTTTCTGAATAACTTGGTAGTCACAAGAATAGTCATCACAATTCCAGAGAGCATCTCTTCTCTCAGCACGGCAGAATTCAAAACTGGCAACACATGGTATTTAATGTACCTAATTGTCAATATCACCAGTGCACGTGTAGATCCCTATGTGATTGATCGACTTTGAACTAATCAAACAGATATTTCTGATCGTTTGGCTTGTTTGTATAATCTTTTACCGTAATGGACACATTTCGAGTTTTATGTGAGTTTTATGtttacacgacaggaccggtacaacATCCTATCCGAACCGTTCCTCCGTAGCAAGGATCGACTATCGACCCAGAACAGGCAGGCATGATTTGATAACTAGAAAGTCATTACGCAATCTTAAATAAAGACTTAAATAAAGGCCTAAGAAAGGCCTATAAATAGATCGAAAAATAGTTAGTATCGCTCATAattcgttgttgctgttggctCTCTCAGCAATATACTCTTGTGGAGAAAAGCTATTCAAACTTTTATTTAGACATTTTTAGTTGTATGACTTTTGACCTTCAAATACATAGAGGGATACAGATATATGAGACCGATAATTTATACAACTGGATAATGAACTCTCAGACTGCTCCGGGTTGGTGGCAGAAATGGCTTCTAGTTCTCAGCAGTTCTTCTAATATAAAGACACCAAAAAGGTTCAAAAGTCCCAACACAGAACAAGATAGCAATCTAGGCCAGCTAATAATAAAGTTCCGAAGAATGCTCTATTGTGAGGTTGGGTATGATAATTTGGAAGAACAGTTAACACATTCTAcgccaaaatgaaaaagagCAATACATGGTGCAACGCcagaagaaaacaagaaaaacgaCCCGCAATCTTGATGACGACTTTAGGTTTCAATGTGTTCCTTacgaagcaaataaaacagaGCGACTTTTGTGGGTGTTATGTTTTATCAAAATAATCCGTCTATTTATTAAAACGAGTAGCTAGACTGGAAGGTTAATCAAAActgataaaacatttttttttcacacaaaagAATCCATATGATGGATACCGATGGTTGAAATTCCCTCTGTACGCTGTTGTGCAGACTTTCGGTAGGTTTTTGAACAACTAAACTAAAGTATATTAATCAACAACAATTTTAGATGAAAACCTTGACCCTTATTGTAATTCtaataatgttaaattaattatttaatttttcaacaattcaaACAGCATGGCGCTTTTTGTAGGGCCGATTTCTCCCTCTTCGTTCTGTCAAACGAACCGCACGGTACGGTTTTGACAGTTcgaaacagaaagaaaaaccgcGAAAGAACATTGCATTCGCCCGTTCGTATTTTGCGAAGCAGCCCGTGATTTCCGTAAATTTTCTTCGCCCTTTTTTTCAAACCTTACCATCCCACCGGTAGGAATAATAAGCGGAAAGTGTTATTTTATCGGCGCCCGACAACGCAAACACGTACCGGGGTGCGGTGCAGGGAATTTATCGGAACGCAAAAGCTACCGAATTCTACTCGTAAATCATCATGCCTACACAATGGGCACTGGTTAACAAATTTTCCCTACCGGAAGAACTCTCGCTAAGCATCACATATTTGCAGCGAGCTTTGCGGGATTGTGTTTTCCAACATCAGGTAAGCCGATGGCAAACACCACGATCCGTTCTGCTATCGAAACGGACGATTTCGCCACCATGCGACATGGTTGTCCGCAAatacaattttcttcttcggcccACGGGAACGGATGTACGGGGGAAAAATGCTAAACAAATCCTTTCATTTCCATTCTTTTTCCCACTCTTCT
The Anopheles moucheti chromosome 2, idAnoMoucSN_F20_07, whole genome shotgun sequence genome window above contains:
- the LOC128296779 gene encoding aarF domain-containing kinase 1 codes for the protein MSLRKVLKYGIFGSAVLGTGLSLHANDYDLNSVGIVRLGRAGATVFDIATTYKANLYSREWADKNSREYLQLKSDTHRAAAEKLLELCRTNRGVYIKVGQHIGALEYLLPPEYVNTMKVLHSNAPQNPVEDLYRVIRQDLRVDPSELFESFDPEPLGTASLAQVHRATLRDGREVAVKVQHPYVKGNSTVDIKTMEVLVKLVAWAFPDFKFQWLVDESKRNLPVELDFANEGRNAEKVKEMFRHYRWLKIPGVIWEYTTPRVLMMEYTKGGQVNDREYIQREKLDPYDIANKIGQLYSNMIFLKGFVHSDPHPGNILVRRSEQNGGTEIVLLDHGLYAELTEKFRYNYSKLWLSILRVDQAGMKKYAQALGVEGSMWGLFACMVTGRPWNSVIHGVDKVKQDDAEKELIQTEGKLVLPHISDVLEKVDRQMLLVLKTNDLIRGIETTLRTQNRMTAFWVMSKCCVKSIGSQEYLSAANTWSKLATCLQEQWCILKLNLYYLYRGIVSLHLLSALKMIF